One part of the Pecten maximus chromosome 9, xPecMax1.1, whole genome shotgun sequence genome encodes these proteins:
- the LOC117334743 gene encoding peptidyl-prolyl cis-trans isomerase-like — MATSYLLLLFAIISISWAADKSLGSVKKTVPHVVTEEVWFEVLIEDYEDGENFIGRFVVGLFGEVAPMTSLNFLSIAKKAKTPNRKTLHYQNTPIHRIVPDFVIQMGDVINGDGTGGDSIYGDRFVDENFELSHQAAGFVSMANTGPDSNSSQFFIILNKARWLDGKHVVFGKVIRGMDVVRRVSNLEVKKGTATSIKKATIVDCGVVGISEKYELTPEQITSNDDI; from the exons ATGGCGACCTCATATCTCCTCCTACTCTTCGCCATCATATCCATCTCATGGGCGGCGGACAAATCATTGGGATCAGTGAAAAAAACC GTTCCACACGTTGTGACAGAAGAAGTGTGGTTTGAGGTACTGATCGAAGATTATGAAGACGGAGAAAATTTTATCGGCAGGTTTGTTGTCGGCCTCTTTGGTGAGGTTGCTCCAATGACGTCACTCAACTTCCTTTCCATCGCCAAAAAAGCAAAGACGCCAAAC CGTAAAACCCTCCATTACCAAAACACGCCAATCCACAGGATCGTCCCCGACTTTGTTATACAAATGGGTGACGTCATCAACGGGGATGGCACCGGAG GCGATAGTATATATGGTGATCGTTTTGTGGACGAAAATTTTGAACTTAGTCACCAGGCGGCTGGCTTCGTTTCCATGGCAAACACTGGGCCAGATTCGAATAGCTCTCAGTTCTTCATCATTCTTAACAAGGCCAGGTGGTTGGACGGAAAGCACGTGGTCTTCGGCAAGGTTATCAGAGGCATG GATGTCGTAAGGAGAGTGTCGAACCTCGAAGTGAAAAAAGGCACCGCCACATCTATTAAAAAGGCTACCATCGTAGATTGCGGAGTGGTCGGCATCTCAGAAAAGTATGAGTTGACACCAGAGCAAATCACGTCCAACGATGACATTTAG